In the genome of Candidatus Poribacteria bacterium, one region contains:
- a CDS encoding mandelate racemase/muconate lactonizing enzyme family protein, which produces DNGVVGWGETIPNYTWARVSDDIAEQIVGREAGDLLWEDGLGAGIQIALFDAVGKSLNTPAYRLLGTKVREWCPLSWWAMDMPPKDWAQQCADAAEQGYMSSKLKARTWYDLHAAIGAIIEDVPSQFKLDLDFNSTLANAANAVEFLKTLERYEQVAMIESPIPQGDVAGNKQIRQRINRPVAMHYGSPPILTTLLEDVADGFVICAGAHRLLKQATVCEEANKPFWLQLVGTGITTTWAAHLGAVCPQAKWPAITCMNIWESQLITEPIELRGGFYRVPEKPGVGVEVDEEAVQRYKVDYSFVDTPRHVYRYTRASGETTYYGCNKQDLHAVYPNDAMPTCEAGSNLEPVPDDGNDGFKEIYDAVQNGSTVRRLEG; this is translated from the coding sequence GACAACGGCGTGGTCGGTTGGGGCGAAACGATACCCAACTACACTTGGGCGAGGGTATCCGATGACATCGCAGAGCAGATCGTGGGACGCGAGGCTGGCGACCTGCTGTGGGAGGACGGTTTGGGTGCTGGTATCCAAATCGCGCTCTTCGATGCAGTAGGCAAATCGTTGAACACGCCTGCCTATCGCCTTCTGGGAACGAAAGTCCGAGAGTGGTGTCCGCTCTCTTGGTGGGCTATGGATATGCCTCCGAAGGATTGGGCGCAACAGTGCGCCGATGCGGCTGAACAGGGCTATATGTCCTCCAAACTCAAAGCACGGACATGGTACGACCTGCACGCAGCCATCGGAGCCATTATCGAAGATGTCCCCTCGCAGTTTAAGCTGGATCTGGACTTCAATTCAACTTTGGCAAATGCAGCCAATGCCGTCGAGTTCCTCAAGACCCTCGAACGGTACGAGCAGGTCGCCATGATCGAAAGCCCGATTCCGCAGGGCGATGTCGCTGGGAACAAACAGATTCGCCAACGTATCAACCGACCCGTGGCGATGCACTACGGTTCCCCGCCCATCCTAACGACGCTACTGGAAGATGTAGCGGATGGCTTCGTTATTTGCGCCGGCGCGCATCGTCTGCTGAAACAGGCGACCGTTTGTGAGGAAGCGAACAAACCCTTCTGGCTGCAACTCGTCGGCACCGGCATCACCACGACGTGGGCTGCCCACCTCGGTGCTGTTTGTCCGCAAGCCAAGTGGCCCGCGATTACCTGCATGAACATCTGGGAGAGCCAACTCATCACAGAACCGATAGAGCTGCGTGGCGGTTTCTACCGTGTGCCGGAAAAGCCGGGTGTCGGTGTGGAGGTTGACGAAGAAGCTGTGCAGAGATACAAAGTTGACTACTCCTTCGTAGATACACCCCGTCACGTCTATCGCTATACTCGCGCAAGCGGAGAGACCACCTACTACGGTTGCAACAAACAGGACCTCCATGCGGTCTATCCGAATGACGCCATGCCCACTTGTGAAGCGGGATCTAATCTGGAACCCGTTCCCGATGACGGTAACGATGGGTTCAAGGAAATCTATGATGCCGTACAGAATGGCAGCACCGTGCGACGATTAGAGGGATAG
- a CDS encoding IS3 family transposase, with protein sequence MKYASIEAVWHSKTSSYSLETVCAVHGVSRQAFYHYQTHQANERLKQEMVLQLVCQIRARQPRIGVRKLYQLLKPQFEQLGLQLGRDALFRLLKDHGLLIAPSKRGKRTTFANHRFYRYPNRITDLVVDRIHQVFVADITYLQTLDGFVYLALVTDLFSRKIVGFDVSDSLAVEGAIRACKMAIKSVTKSDALIHHSDRGIQYCCHAYTQLLHSHGVQLSMTQNGDVYQNAIAERVNGILKIEFLLNHTFGSIQQATANAKQSVAIYNNERPHLSLGYQTPQDVYHKGQKQLPINLP encoded by the coding sequence GTGAAATATGCAAGCATTGAGGCGGTGTGGCACTCGAAAACTTCTAGTTATTCCCTTGAGACAGTTTGTGCGGTTCATGGTGTATCTCGACAGGCGTTTTACCACTATCAAACCCATCAAGCCAATGAGCGACTGAAACAAGAAATGGTGCTTCAATTGGTCTGTCAAATCCGTGCACGCCAACCCAGAATTGGGGTAAGAAAATTGTATCAACTGCTCAAACCTCAGTTTGAACAACTCGGTCTCCAATTAGGTAGAGATGCGCTGTTCCGCTTGCTCAAAGACCATGGACTGCTCATTGCGCCCTCAAAGCGTGGTAAGCGAACCACTTTTGCCAATCACCGATTCTATCGGTATCCGAATCGGATAACGGATTTAGTTGTTGACCGGATTCACCAAGTTTTTGTTGCAGACATTACTTACTTACAAACGCTTGATGGCTTTGTGTATCTGGCTCTGGTTACAGACCTCTTCTCACGCAAAATCGTTGGATTTGATGTCTCGGATTCGCTAGCGGTCGAAGGTGCTATCAGAGCTTGCAAAATGGCAATAAAATCGGTCACTAAATCCGATGCACTCATTCATCATTCTGACAGAGGTATCCAATACTGTTGTCATGCTTATACCCAATTACTTCACTCACACGGTGTACAACTCAGCATGACGCAAAACGGTGATGTTTACCAGAACGCCATCGCTGAACGGGTCAACGGTATCTTGAAAATTGAATTCTTGCTAAACCACACATTTGGCTCGATACAACAAGCCACCGCTAACGCCAAACAGAGTGTTGCTATATACAATAACGAGAGACCGCATCTCAGTTTGGGGTATCAAACACCTCAAGACGTTTATCACAAAGGTCAAAAACAACTCCCTATAAATCTACCGTAA